From Qingrenia yutianensis, the proteins below share one genomic window:
- a CDS encoding DUF362 domain-containing protein — protein sequence MAYVIGDDCISCGACAGECPVSCISEGDGKYVIDANECLECGACAGVCPVDAPKAE from the coding sequence ATGGCATATGTTATCGGTGATGACTGCATCAGCTGCGGTGCTTGTGCAGGCGAATGTCCCGTTTCCTGCATTTCTGAAGGTGACGGCAAATATGTAATCGACGCTAACGAATGTTTGGAATGCGGTGCTTGCGCAGGTGTTTGTCCTGTTGATGCTCCCAAAGCTGAATAA
- a CDS encoding PSP1 domain-containing protein, with the protein MVNVVGVRFKSVGKIYYFDPENIEIKKGDSVIVETSRGVEFGSVVLANKEISENEIVSPLKKVLRKATDDDIKIMLDNKEKEKQAFEKCVKKIEEHELAMKLVDVEYTFDHNKILFYFTADGRIDFRELVRDLASLFKTRIELRQIGVRDEAKMLGGIGVCGRPLCCSLYLGEFEPVSIKMAKEQSLSLNPTKISGTCGRLMCCLKNEQEAYEDLIRRTPHTGSVVKTPDGKGTVVSANLLKSLVNVSLDIDGEKEIKEYKLSDIKILKKVNVKIDDSESKDLKALED; encoded by the coding sequence ATGGTTAATGTAGTTGGAGTGAGATTTAAAAGTGTGGGAAAAATTTATTATTTTGACCCTGAAAATATTGAAATAAAAAAAGGAGACAGTGTAATCGTCGAAACATCACGCGGTGTGGAATTCGGCTCTGTTGTGCTTGCAAACAAAGAAATCAGCGAGAACGAAATTGTTTCTCCGCTTAAAAAAGTTTTGCGCAAAGCGACAGACGACGACATAAAAATTATGCTGGACAACAAGGAAAAGGAAAAACAGGCATTTGAAAAATGCGTTAAAAAAATAGAAGAACACGAGCTTGCAATGAAGCTTGTCGACGTTGAATATACATTCGACCACAACAAAATTTTGTTTTATTTCACCGCCGACGGACGAATTGATTTTCGTGAATTGGTGCGCGATTTGGCGTCGCTTTTCAAAACGAGAATTGAACTTCGTCAAATCGGCGTGCGCGACGAGGCAAAAATGCTCGGCGGAATAGGCGTTTGCGGACGTCCTCTCTGCTGCAGTTTGTATCTCGGCGAGTTTGAACCCGTTTCCATAAAAATGGCAAAAGAGCAGAGTCTGTCGCTTAATCCGACGAAAATTTCGGGTACGTGCGGACGTCTTATGTGCTGTCTTAAAAATGAGCAGGAGGCATACGAGGATCTTATCAGGCGCACACCGCACACCGGCTCGGTTGTAAAAACTCCCGACGGTAAAGGAACTGTTGTGTCGGCAAATCTTTTAAAATCGCTTGTAAACGTTTCGCTCGACATTGACGGAGAGAAAGAAATCAAGGAATATAAGCTTTCCGACATAAAAATTCTCAAAAAAGTGAACGTAAAAATCGACGACAGCGAAAGCAAAGATTTAAAAGCGCTTGAGGATTGA
- a CDS encoding DNA polymerase III subunit: MNAKLMPTGQQKLKDFFYSLKNENRFLSSYIFEGAKGSGKETMAKYFSAHILCESNPPCLECNACKTLYAGTNPNVITISNDDKAEIGASKIRELVTDVFIRPQSADKKIFIIKNAHLMNETAQNSLLKVIEEPPEYAVFILLCENRNKILPTILSRCASVLIPPLSNEAIFEIFGSKNEFLAAYSMGNPGKFLSLSEDGEFLTLREEFFNKIPLLIQKKRTSIYPLCEFFGKNKDEKDTLFEFLTLFFGDILLKKNFLEGRIINRDKTETIDRFNTETTKQSVVSSLEIIAKLQRELGKYGAYALCVNDMFIKLWEEING; encoded by the coding sequence TTGAACGCAAAACTTATGCCGACAGGTCAGCAAAAATTAAAGGATTTTTTCTATTCGTTAAAAAATGAAAACCGATTTTTAAGTTCGTATATTTTCGAGGGCGCAAAAGGCTCAGGCAAAGAAACGATGGCAAAATATTTTTCAGCGCATATCCTGTGCGAAAGCAATCCGCCGTGCCTTGAGTGCAACGCGTGCAAAACGCTTTACGCAGGCACAAATCCGAATGTCATAACAATTTCAAACGACGATAAAGCGGAAATCGGCGCGTCGAAAATACGCGAACTTGTGACAGATGTTTTCATTCGTCCGCAGAGCGCTGACAAGAAAATTTTTATCATAAAAAACGCGCATCTGATGAACGAAACCGCGCAGAACTCGCTCTTGAAAGTTATTGAAGAACCGCCCGAATATGCGGTTTTCATACTTCTTTGCGAGAACAGAAACAAAATTCTGCCGACCATTCTTTCGCGATGTGCGTCGGTCTTGATACCGCCGTTGTCCAACGAGGCAATTTTTGAGATTTTCGGCAGTAAAAACGAATTTTTGGCGGCATATTCAATGGGAAATCCGGGTAAGTTTTTGTCGCTTTCGGAGGACGGCGAATTTTTAACCCTGCGCGAAGAATTTTTCAACAAAATTCCGTTGCTTATTCAAAAAAAGCGGACTTCAATTTATCCGTTATGTGAATTCTTTGGGAAAAATAAAGATGAAAAAGATACGCTTTTTGAATTTTTAACGCTGTTTTTCGGCGATATTCTGCTTAAAAAGAATTTTTTGGAAGGCAGAATTATAAACCGCGACAAGACGGAAACTATCGACAGATTTAACACGGAAACAACAAAACAATCCGTTGTGTCGTCGCTGGAGATTATTGCAAAATTACAGCGCGAACTCGGAAAATACGGCGCATACGCGTTGTGCGTCAATGATATGTTTATAAAGCTTTGGGAGGAAATAAATGGTTAA
- a CDS encoding cyclic-di-AMP receptor: MKLITAIVNDHDGQMVLEALNKEGFAVTKLATTGSFLKVGNMTLIIGTEDDLVQKAIDTIKSQCRRRKQVVITPAYLETAGGYATRPTEVDVGGATVFVQDIERFERI; encoded by the coding sequence ATGAAACTTATAACCGCAATAGTGAACGACCACGACGGGCAGATGGTGCTGGAGGCGCTCAACAAAGAGGGATTTGCCGTAACCAAGCTTGCCACGACGGGAAGTTTTTTGAAAGTAGGAAATATGACACTTATTATCGGCACGGAGGACGACCTCGTGCAGAAAGCGATTGACACTATAAAATCGCAGTGCCGCCGCAGAAAACAGGTTGTCATAACGCCTGCATATCTTGAAACCGCGGGCGGTTATGCAACGCGTCCGACCGAAGTGGACGTCGGCGGTGCAACGGTTTTTGTGCAGGATATTGAAAGGTTTGAAAGAATTTGA
- the ftsH gene encoding ATP-dependent zinc metalloprotease FtsH yields the protein MKKYIKGIGFYVLLFAVIIFIFTLLNYQSGPKEISFSELVNYINKGSVTQLQIDENNQAIAVIKEGKGEKETTLVADIPDIEILYQHAGDQIKKQVSEESLKLVTPQPSPVPWWLSMLPSLILTIIIIAFWIMFFRQSQGGGTGKAMSFGKSRARVSVKDKDSVTFKDVAGADVEKAELAEIVEFLRAPQKFTALGAKIPKGVLLVGPPGTGKTLLAKAVAGEADVPFFSISGSDFVEMFVGVGASRVRDLFEQAKKAAPSIIFIDEIDAVGRQRGAGLGGGHDEREQTLNQLLVEMDGFGANVGVIVIAATNRPDILDSALLRPGRFDRQVVVDVPDIIGREAILKVHSRKKPLGSDVDLSVIAKTTAGFTGADLANLLNEAALLAARKSKTEINMQEIEDAMIKVVVGTEKKTRNMSEHEKKLTAYHEAGHAIITRLLPSQDPVHQVSIIPRGRAGGFTMSLPSEDKYYNTKGEMIDSIIVLLGGRSAEALTLNDISTGASNDIQRASKIARDMVTKYGMSDKIGPICFGNDHDEVFIGRDFVQSRNMSEHVSAEIDEEIRDIIDTAYERCKTMLTQNMDKLRAVAEVLIEREKISGEEFEKVFNGEKLDGLKFEGVSEDTAVSAEENTENSDNSSNSENTGADDTDTNA from the coding sequence ATGAAAAAATACATAAAAGGTATCGGTTTTTATGTTTTGCTTTTCGCAGTTATTATATTTATTTTTACGCTTTTAAACTACCAGAGCGGTCCGAAGGAAATCAGTTTTTCCGAGCTTGTAAACTACATCAACAAGGGAAGTGTAACCCAACTTCAGATTGATGAAAACAATCAGGCAATCGCGGTTATAAAAGAGGGTAAGGGCGAGAAAGAAACAACGCTTGTTGCGGATATTCCCGATATTGAAATTTTGTATCAGCACGCCGGAGACCAGATAAAAAAACAGGTGAGTGAAGAGTCGCTTAAGCTTGTCACACCGCAGCCGAGTCCTGTGCCGTGGTGGCTTTCTATGCTTCCGTCGCTCATTTTAACGATAATTATTATAGCATTTTGGATAATGTTTTTCCGTCAGTCGCAGGGCGGCGGCACGGGAAAAGCTATGTCGTTCGGCAAAAGCCGTGCGAGAGTCAGCGTTAAGGATAAAGACAGCGTAACGTTCAAAGACGTTGCAGGTGCGGACGTTGAAAAAGCGGAACTTGCGGAAATTGTCGAATTTTTGCGCGCACCGCAGAAATTCACTGCACTTGGTGCGAAAATCCCGAAAGGCGTGCTTTTGGTCGGCCCTCCGGGAACAGGTAAAACCCTTTTGGCAAAAGCTGTTGCGGGCGAGGCGGACGTTCCGTTTTTCTCTATCAGCGGTTCCGATTTTGTTGAAATGTTTGTCGGTGTCGGCGCGTCGCGTGTAAGGGATTTGTTTGAACAGGCGAAAAAAGCAGCACCGAGTATTATATTTATTGATGAAATCGACGCAGTGGGCCGTCAGCGCGGAGCAGGTCTCGGCGGCGGCCATGACGAGCGCGAACAGACACTTAACCAGCTCCTTGTTGAAATGGACGGTTTCGGTGCTAACGTCGGCGTTATAGTTATTGCCGCGACAAACCGACCCGATATTCTCGACAGCGCACTTTTGCGTCCGGGAAGGTTTGACAGACAGGTTGTTGTCGATGTTCCCGATATAATCGGCAGAGAGGCAATTTTGAAAGTTCATTCGCGCAAAAAACCGCTCGGCAGTGACGTTGATTTGTCGGTTATCGCAAAAACTACTGCTGGATTTACGGGCGCGGATCTTGCAAATCTTCTCAATGAAGCGGCACTTTTGGCGGCTCGAAAGAGCAAAACCGAGATAAATATGCAGGAAATCGAGGACGCAATGATTAAAGTTGTCGTCGGAACGGAAAAGAAAACGCGCAATATGAGCGAACACGAGAAAAAACTTACCGCGTATCACGAGGCAGGTCACGCGATTATCACGCGCCTTTTGCCGTCGCAAGACCCCGTTCATCAGGTTTCTATTATTCCGCGCGGGAGGGCGGGCGGTTTCACAATGAGCCTTCCGAGTGAGGATAAATATTATAACACAAAAGGTGAAATGATTGATTCGATTATTGTGCTTCTTGGCGGAAGAAGTGCCGAGGCACTCACGCTGAACGACATCAGCACGGGTGCGTCGAACGATATTCAGCGCGCGTCGAAAATTGCACGCGATATGGTTACAAAATACGGTATGAGCGATAAAATCGGTCCGATTTGTTTCGGCAACGACCACGACGAGGTGTTTATCGGCCGTGATTTTGTTCAGTCGCGCAATATGAGCGAGCACGTTTCTGCTGAAATCGACGAGGAAATCAGAGATATTATCGACACCGCATATGAACGATGCAAAACAATGCTCACGCAGAATATGGATAAACTCCGCGCTGTTGCCGAAGTTTTAATCGAAAGAGAAAAAATTTCAGGCGAGGAATTTGAAAAGGTATTTAACGGTGAAAAGCTTGACGGTTTGAAATTTGAGGGCGTTTCGGAAGATACGGCAGTATCGGCCGAGGAAAACACTGAAAACTCGGACAATTCGTCAAATTCCGAAAACACGGGCGCTGATGATACAGATACAAACGCGTGA
- the hpt gene encoding hypoxanthine phosphoribosyltransferase has product MIDPKTIGEVIYTREDIKKRVEELGKQISEEYAGKEIILVCILKGSFAFTADLAREIDIPCSIEFMQVSSYSNGTTTSGSLKIIKDINVPVDGKHLLIIEDIIDTGITLNNLKKMFDTRNPASVKLCAFLDKPSRRQAPIEADYVGFTVEDNFLVGYGLDYAQHFRNLPYIAILKEEYYK; this is encoded by the coding sequence ATGATTGACCCAAAAACGATAGGCGAGGTTATTTACACTCGTGAGGACATTAAAAAAAGAGTTGAAGAGTTAGGAAAACAGATTTCCGAAGAATATGCCGGCAAAGAGATAATTTTAGTTTGCATATTAAAAGGTTCGTTTGCGTTTACAGCCGATCTTGCGCGCGAAATTGACATTCCGTGCTCCATTGAGTTTATGCAGGTTTCGAGTTATTCAAACGGCACAACAACCAGCGGTTCGCTTAAAATTATCAAGGATATAAACGTTCCCGTTGACGGAAAGCACCTTCTTATTATAGAAGATATTATCGACACGGGTATCACACTTAACAATCTTAAAAAGATGTTTGACACAAGAAATCCGGCAAGCGTTAAGCTGTGCGCTTTTCTTGATAAGCCGAGCAGACGTCAGGCGCCGATCGAGGCTGATTACGTCGGCTTTACCGTTGAAGATAATTTTCTTGTCGGCTACGGTCTTGACTATGCGCAGCATTTCAGAAATCTGCCGTATATAGCAATTTTAAAGGAAGAATACTACAAGTAA
- the tilS gene encoding tRNA lysidine(34) synthetase TilS, with product MHKFEKKVYDTIIKHNMLSGGESVLAGFSGGADSTALVCALMSIGFKVCTAHINHGLRGADADFDMNFVQNFCTKNNIKCFVKKADVKKYAKEKRLSCEEAGRNVRYSYFYETADICGIDKIAVAHSKNDSVETSIFNFIRGASSGGLKGILPVNGRIVRPLIECSRDEIEEYLRDKNIEFVTDKTNFENEYSRNKIRNIIIKEMQKINPSLINTVFENGKILGEENDFICEYTKKTAEKCVVYQNSEVFLDLNKIKNEHVTVKKHLVIFCAQLIINDFHASAKFINSAVNLTRGKKIYLGNYGLTISNNYDILRFKVNFADDNTVFADKNGISGENKGFEYRIFDGNDINLQKIFDEINTKFDVSFVSFDEITDFNSASYICIDGIDEPIYIRNRRNGDKISVANVGTKKLKDIFIDRKINPDERDKISVVATDDKILAVCGFAVGKDFFVNRESKRILMIKT from the coding sequence TTGCATAAATTTGAGAAAAAAGTTTATGATACCATAATTAAACATAATATGCTTTCCGGCGGCGAGAGCGTGCTCGCCGGATTTTCCGGCGGTGCGGACTCAACCGCGCTTGTGTGCGCTCTTATGTCGATTGGATTTAAGGTTTGCACTGCGCATATAAACCACGGTCTGCGCGGTGCGGACGCCGATTTTGATATGAATTTTGTGCAGAATTTTTGCACGAAAAACAATATAAAATGTTTTGTCAAAAAAGCCGACGTGAAAAAATATGCCAAAGAAAAACGGCTTTCGTGCGAGGAGGCTGGCAGGAATGTTCGGTATTCGTATTTTTACGAAACCGCCGATATTTGCGGTATTGACAAAATAGCCGTTGCGCACAGCAAAAATGACAGCGTTGAAACGAGCATTTTTAATTTTATACGCGGTGCGTCGTCCGGCGGTCTTAAAGGAATTTTGCCTGTTAACGGCAGAATTGTCCGTCCGCTGATTGAATGTTCGAGAGATGAAATTGAGGAATATCTGCGCGACAAAAATATTGAATTTGTCACCGACAAAACAAACTTTGAAAATGAGTATTCGCGCAACAAAATCAGGAATATTATTATAAAAGAAATGCAGAAAATCAACCCGTCGCTGATAAATACCGTGTTTGAAAACGGCAAAATTCTCGGCGAAGAAAATGATTTTATCTGTGAATATACCAAAAAAACTGCGGAAAAATGTGTTGTGTACCAAAACAGCGAGGTGTTTTTGGATTTAAACAAAATCAAAAACGAACACGTCACCGTGAAAAAACATCTTGTAATTTTTTGTGCGCAACTTATCATAAATGATTTTCACGCATCGGCAAAGTTTATAAATTCCGCGGTAAATTTGACCCGAGGCAAAAAGATTTATTTGGGAAATTATGGTTTGACAATTTCAAATAATTATGATATACTACGATTTAAAGTTAATTTTGCGGACGATAACACCGTTTTTGCGGATAAAAACGGTATTTCAGGCGAAAACAAAGGTTTTGAATACCGCATTTTTGACGGAAACGATATAAATTTGCAAAAAATATTTGATGAAATTAACACAAAATTTGATGTTTCTTTTGTGAGTTTTGACGAAATTACAGATTTCAATTCGGCATCATATATCTGCATTGACGGAATAGATGAACCGATTTATATAAGAAACCGAAGAAACGGAGATAAAATTTCCGTTGCAAACGTCGGCACAAAAAAGTTAAAAGATATATTTATCGACCGCAAGATAAATCCCGATGAAAGGGATAAAATCTCCGTTGTTGCTACTGATGATAAGATTTTAGCGGTTTGCGGATTTGCGGTCGGCAAGGATTTTTTTGTGAATAGAGAAAGCAAACGAATTTTGATGATTAAAACTTGA
- the dnaB gene encoding replicative DNA helicase, whose protein sequence is MAEEVIRTMPHSIEAEQIILGSIIFDNECMPDISAKIKIEDFYIEQHKNIFEAMINISNRAEPIDLVTLQSALGEKFDSAGGAQYLTQLRYMVSTTANLKYHIQIVKDKAILRRLIRAAGEIAEKSYNSDNDVSQVINIAENKILEISQGKEMSDIYHIRDILASNLSKIEDLMKNKGNVTGVPTGFDELDKRTAGLQPTDLILIAARPSMGKTSFAVNIATNAAVRYKKSVAIFSLEMGKEQLANRILSSEALISSGKMRVGDLDANDAQRLVNTMEYISSANIYIDDTPGITIAEIRAKCRRLSLKGQLDMIVIDYLQLMSGSGRDSRQQEVSENSRLLKILAKELKVPVIALSQLNREADKRGDHKPQLSDLRDSGAIEQDADIVMFLYREAKYDQSADQNVAEVIIAKHRNGSTDSFNVGWRGEYTQFSNLDTIHTEPQR, encoded by the coding sequence ATGGCGGAAGAAGTTATAAGAACTATGCCTCATTCGATTGAGGCGGAGCAGATTATACTGGGTTCAATCATTTTTGACAATGAGTGTATGCCGGATATAAGTGCAAAAATTAAAATTGAAGATTTTTATATAGAACAGCACAAAAACATATTTGAGGCGATGATAAACATTTCAAACAGAGCGGAGCCCATCGACCTTGTAACCTTGCAGAGCGCGCTCGGCGAAAAATTCGATTCCGCCGGAGGTGCGCAGTATCTTACTCAACTGCGTTATATGGTTTCCACCACTGCAAACTTGAAATATCACATTCAGATCGTCAAAGATAAAGCAATTTTACGCAGACTTATCCGCGCGGCAGGCGAAATCGCCGAAAAAAGCTACAATTCCGACAACGACGTGAGCCAGGTTATCAATATTGCCGAAAATAAAATTCTTGAAATTTCACAGGGCAAGGAAATGAGTGATATTTATCATATCCGCGATATTCTTGCATCGAATCTTTCAAAAATTGAAGATCTTATGAAAAATAAAGGCAATGTTACAGGCGTTCCGACAGGCTTTGACGAATTGGACAAGCGCACCGCCGGACTTCAGCCGACCGACCTTATTCTTATTGCGGCGCGTCCGTCAATGGGTAAAACAAGTTTTGCGGTTAACATTGCCACAAATGCGGCGGTTCGCTATAAAAAAAGCGTTGCGATTTTCAGCCTTGAAATGGGTAAAGAACAGCTTGCAAACAGAATACTTTCGTCCGAGGCACTTATTTCAAGCGGAAAGATGCGTGTCGGCGACTTGGACGCAAACGATGCGCAAAGGCTTGTTAACACAATGGAGTATATATCGTCGGCAAACATCTACATAGATGATACCCCCGGCATTACCATTGCGGAAATCAGGGCAAAGTGCCGAAGATTGAGTCTTAAAGGTCAGCTCGATATGATTGTAATTGACTATTTACAGCTTATGAGCGGTTCGGGACGCGACAGCCGTCAGCAGGAGGTTTCGGAAAACAGCCGTCTTTTGAAAATTCTTGCAAAAGAGCTTAAAGTTCCGGTTATTGCACTTTCCCAGCTAAACCGTGAGGCGGACAAAAGGGGCGACCACAAACCGCAGTTGAGCGATTTGCGCGATTCGGGCGCAATCGAGCAGGATGCGGACATTGTTATGTTTTTGTACCGCGAGGCGAAATACGACCAATCGGCAGACCAGAACGTTGCCGAGGTTATAATCGCAAAACACCGCAACGGCTCGACCGATTCGTTTAACGTCGGCTGGCGCGGTGAATACACGCAGTTTTCAAATCTCGACACAATCCACACCGAACCTCAAAGATAA
- the rplI gene encoding 50S ribosomal protein L9 yields the protein MKVIFLQDVKGKGKKGEIKNVSDGFAKNFLLPQKMAVEATAANLNAAKGKQESIQYHKDMEEENAKKLAEKIAQISLNISAKAGENGKLFGSVTSKELSEILKKEHGFDIDKRKFVLPDGIKSEGAYTVDIKLHPGIVAKLKVTVKAQ from the coding sequence ATGAAAGTAATTTTTCTTCAGGACGTAAAAGGCAAAGGCAAAAAAGGCGAAATAAAAAACGTCAGCGACGGATTTGCGAAAAACTTCCTTCTTCCGCAGAAAATGGCGGTTGAAGCTACTGCGGCAAACCTCAACGCCGCAAAGGGCAAGCAGGAATCTATTCAGTATCATAAGGATATGGAAGAAGAAAATGCAAAAAAACTTGCGGAAAAAATTGCGCAGATCAGCCTTAATATATCGGCTAAAGCCGGCGAAAACGGCAAGCTTTTCGGCTCTGTTACAAGCAAAGAGCTTTCGGAAATTCTCAAAAAAGAGCACGGCTTTGACATTGACAAACGCAAATTTGTGCTTCCCGACGGCATTAAAAGCGAGGGCGCATATACCGTTGACATAAAACTTCACCCCGGAATTGTTGCCAAGCTTAAAGTAACTGTAAAAGCACAGTAA
- a CDS encoding DHH family phosphoesterase produces MNLKKSLISFMINNAFYLWVILLFGIVTAFFDLRVAAFELIIFLGLAVFYIVTLVFRKREVMRYLSKLTTTIDSAHKDSLFNFPLPVVILSENGTITWYNEFFASLADIDFAKSDAFDKKINSIIPDFDFDSLYKEDDSSVSYYFKLGEKYYHVFGNITHIEDSDESCIVLYWDDRSDDELLKIKYDEEKFISAVMVIDNYDDIIQDTPSADRPMLIATFDEALTSLAAEVNGILKKLEKDRYFFYFDNKALRHFIDTKFEFLKDFRDIRIGNKFPLTLSIGIGCDGGSMAQNDAFSYVALDMALGRGGDQVVIKDKEKYSFFGGKSKEVEKRTRVKARIVSYALKELIEDAENVIIMGHRNADVDVMGSALGLFRACTALGKEVKLLMQSYNQSVKNLIDLLDDEYDDFIINEAYASEILTKKTLIIVADTHMKSLLEAPQLLECTSRIVVIDHHRRSADFIDNAVLTYHEPYASSASELITEMLQYMDSSIMLKRIEADALYAGIYLDTKNFSFKTGVRTFEAAAYLKKLGIDTVYIKKLFQVDMNTVAKKWRIIENAHFYKNNIVFAACEKSAEDMQTIVAQAADELLNVKGVTCSFVICQLGADVTISARSFGEINVQVILEKLSGGGHMTMAGAYIKNASVADVESQLKNLIDEYLKNK; encoded by the coding sequence GTGAATTTGAAAAAATCCCTTATCAGTTTTATGATAAACAACGCTTTCTACCTGTGGGTTATACTTCTTTTCGGCATTGTGACCGCGTTTTTTGATTTGCGCGTTGCGGCGTTTGAACTTATAATTTTCCTCGGTCTTGCGGTGTTTTATATTGTAACTCTTGTTTTTCGAAAACGCGAGGTCATGCGTTATTTGAGCAAGCTTACAACCACGATAGACAGTGCGCACAAAGACTCGCTTTTTAATTTCCCGCTCCCTGTGGTTATTTTGTCGGAAAACGGAACAATTACTTGGTACAATGAGTTTTTCGCGTCGCTTGCGGATATTGATTTTGCAAAATCAGATGCATTTGACAAGAAAATAAATTCGATAATTCCCGATTTTGACTTTGACAGTCTATACAAAGAGGACGACAGTTCGGTTTCGTATTATTTTAAACTCGGCGAAAAATATTATCACGTTTTCGGCAATATAACACATATCGAGGACAGCGACGAAAGCTGTATCGTGCTTTACTGGGATGACAGGAGCGACGACGAGCTTTTGAAAATAAAGTACGATGAGGAAAAGTTTATCAGCGCGGTTATGGTAATCGACAACTACGACGATATTATTCAGGATACACCGTCAGCCGACCGTCCTATGCTTATCGCAACGTTTGACGAGGCGCTCACGTCGCTTGCGGCGGAGGTTAACGGCATACTCAAAAAGCTTGAAAAAGACAGATATTTTTTCTATTTCGACAACAAGGCGCTTCGTCATTTTATAGATACAAAATTTGAATTTTTGAAAGATTTCCGCGACATACGAATAGGAAATAAATTTCCGCTTACATTGAGTATAGGTATAGGCTGTGACGGCGGGAGTATGGCACAGAACGACGCTTTTTCGTATGTTGCGCTGGATATGGCGCTCGGACGCGGCGGCGACCAGGTTGTTATAAAAGATAAGGAAAAATACAGTTTCTTCGGCGGTAAATCAAAAGAAGTCGAAAAGCGCACGCGCGTTAAGGCGCGAATTGTTTCGTACGCGTTAAAAGAACTTATCGAGGATGCGGAAAACGTTATAATTATGGGACACCGCAACGCCGACGTTGACGTTATGGGCTCGGCTCTCGGACTTTTCAGAGCGTGCACCGCGCTCGGAAAAGAAGTAAAACTTCTTATGCAAAGCTACAATCAGTCGGTTAAAAATCTTATTGATTTGCTTGATGACGAATACGATGATTTTATTATAAACGAGGCTTACGCATCGGAAATTCTGACTAAAAAAACGCTTATAATCGTTGCCGACACGCATATGAAAAGTCTGCTTGAGGCTCCGCAGCTTTTGGAGTGTACAAGCCGTATCGTAGTGATTGACCATCACAGGCGCAGTGCAGATTTTATCGACAATGCGGTGCTGACGTACCACGAACCGTATGCGTCGAGCGCGAGCGAACTTATAACCGAAATGCTCCAGTATATGGACAGTTCGATTATGTTAAAGCGCATCGAGGCGGACGCGCTCTATGCCGGAATTTATCTCGACACCAAAAACTTTTCGTTCAAAACCGGCGTGCGCACATTTGAGGCGGCGGCATATCTTAAAAAACTCGGCATAGACACCGTTTATATAAAGAAACTTTTCCAGGTGGATATGAATACCGTAGCTAAAAAATGGCGCATTATAGAAAACGCACATTTTTACAAAAACAACATAGTTTTTGCAGCCTGCGAAAAGAGCGCGGAGGATATGCAAACCATCGTTGCGCAGGCGGCAGACGAGCTTTTGAACGTCAAGGGTGTGACGTGCTCGTTTGTAATATGCCAGCTCGGCGCAGACGTTACAATCAGCGCACGGTCGTTCGGCGAAATCAACGTTCAGGTGATTTTGGAAAAACTTTCGGGCGGCGGTCATATGACAATGGCGGGCGCGTATATAAAAAATGCGTCGGTTGCAGATGTTGAATCACAGCTTAAAAATCTTATCGACGAATATCTTAAAAATAAGTAA